From the genome of Candidatus Binatia bacterium:
GGGAGGCGGCAGCACCGCGAGATCGGTGCCGCCTTCGACGACGTCTCCGGCGGTCGTCCTGCCTCCGCCTCCCGTCACGACATTCACTGAATCGTCCATCGCCCCTCTCCGCCAGAGTTCACGACCCGGCGCGTCGATGCGCGCAATCCCTTGATTCGCGGGAAGTTGTGCCTACGGTATGAGCGTGAATCTAGGCGCACGGGAGTGGCACTGTCAAGACGCTCCCCCGGGGACATTGGATACGCGATTACTGCGTGAAGTTGACCGGGATCTCCACCCAGACTGCAACCGGACGGCCATGCGCCATCGCGGGCCGGAACCGCCAGCGAACGAGACCCTCCTGCGCCGCGTCGCCGAGGATCTTGTTGCCGCTCTTCACCCATGCGCGGCCCACCGTGCCGTCCGCCTTGACGAGCACTTCGACCAGCACGCGACCGGTGATCCCGGCGTCCCTGGCGATCTGCGGATAGATGGGCTTGGGAGCGTCGATCGGCACGGGAGGAACGTCCACGTCCTTGATGAGGAAGACCTGATTGGGATCGGGAGCCGCGGGGGGCGGTCCGCCCGTATCGCCGGAGTTGGAAGGCCCTCCACCCGAGGGGACGGATCCGGGGGGCGGGTCGAGAACCCCGACGCCCGGGAAATCGGGTATGGGAAGGGTCGTGACGTCGACCGGGATGACCGTTCCGGTCTGGCTCGCCGTGGTGGAAGGAGCGCCCGGAGGAGCCGGCGGGAGCGGAATCGCAATCGCCGGCGGCTCCCGAAAGACATCGACCGCGCGGTCATAGGAGCGAAGGAGGACGTCGTCCCCGCCTCCGTGAAGACGCAGGAACGCCAAGAGCAGGACGACGTGGATCGCCCCCGAAAGAAGGAGCCCGCGTCGCAGGTATTCCCGCGAGCGGGCGTGCACCTCGAAGCGGGCCGAAGAGCCGGAGGCGTTCCCCGGGTCCGCTCCCCCGACGGTCTCCAACAGCAGAGCGTTCATGGCGCCCTCCCTTCCCATCCGGCGGCCGCGCGCGCGGCGATGCGGCGGG
Proteins encoded in this window:
- a CDS encoding energy transducer TonB, coding for MNALLLETVGGADPGNASGSSARFEVHARSREYLRRGLLLSGAIHVVLLLAFLRLHGGGDDVLLRSYDRAVDVFREPPAIAIPLPPAPPGAPSTTASQTGTVIPVDVTTLPIPDFPGVGVLDPPPGSVPSGGGPSNSGDTGGPPPAAPDPNQVFLIKDVDVPPVPIDAPKPIYPQIARDAGITGRVLVEVLVKADGTVGRAWVKSGNKILGDAAQEGLVRWRFRPAMAHGRPVAVWVEIPVNFTQ